The DNA sequence ACTATGGTGATCTCCAAGGCCTTAATAAAGATGAAACAAGGAAAAAATACGGCGATCAGCAAGTTCATCTCTGGAGGCGAAGTTTTGATGTGAATCCACCGAATGGAGAAAGCCTGAAAGACACCTGCGAACGAACCATTCCCTACTACAAAAACAATATTGTACCACAACTTGAACGTGGAAAGACAATTCTTATTGTCGCCCATGGAAACAGCCTACGTTCCATCATAATGCATGTTGAAAACATTTCAAAAGAGATCATACCAACTGTAGAAATACCAACTGGTATACCTATTATTTACACCTTTGATGCTCATCTAAACATGCAGCAAAAAAAACTCCTCGAAGTAGAAAAACCATAAAATAGCGCCTACGAAAGAATAATAAATCTGCTTTGCGTC is a window from the Candidatus Thermoplasmatota archaeon genome containing:
- a CDS encoding 2,3-bisphosphoglycerate-dependent phosphoglycerate mutase: MSQLVLVRHGQSQWNLENRFTGWVDVPLSKKGRDEAINAGKQLKNISFDAIYVSHMLRAIQTLHYILLELNDSRIPIFHHEEPRVKKWEHYTGDTTKELPVYQSVELAERYYGDLQGLNKDETRKKYGDQQVHLWRRSFDVNPPNGESLKDTCERTIPYYKNNIVPQLERGKTILIVAHGNSLRSIIMHVENISKEIIPTVEIPTGIPIIYTFDAHLNMQQKKLLEVEKP